In the Hyphomonadaceae bacterium BL14 genome, one interval contains:
- a CDS encoding ParD-like family protein: MAKSVKFADESLIDDARTEAEVQSRSLAGQITHWARLGRAIERSGRLDHAKISQALSGELETGRLSADEKAIWSERFLVRMSEPGPDE; encoded by the coding sequence ATGGCCAAGTCTGTCAAATTCGCCGACGAGTCGCTCATCGACGATGCGCGCACCGAAGCCGAAGTGCAGAGCCGGTCGCTCGCCGGCCAGATCACCCACTGGGCGCGTCTTGGCCGCGCCATTGAGCGATCAGGCAGACTGGATCACGCAAAAATCTCGCAGGCGCTCAGTGGTGAACTCGAGACAGGCCGCCTCTCCGCAGACGAAAAAGCGATCTGGTCTGAGCGCTTTCTCGTCAGGATGTCCGAGCCCGGCCCGGACGAGTAA
- a CDS encoding TetR/AcrR family transcriptional regulator — MRDNLGKRNTRRDVRREATRGVVLEAAREVFLSEGYQGATIKMIADRAGVSAGTVLNAEPSKAALLMAIMRGHYEGVAETLGNLESALSGRAGDRLSALLQQLLDAQLRQAELASAAIGHSWLVQDEAFQRAFDSMEFVWEPVKRVLAAGVEAGELRADLDQGTAFLAIVDLFSGALRESRKAYGEDPRTALSARISLLVRGMAANPSGA, encoded by the coding sequence ATGCGGGATAATCTAGGCAAACGTAACACCCGGCGCGACGTGCGGCGCGAGGCCACACGCGGCGTTGTGCTCGAGGCTGCGCGGGAAGTTTTTCTGTCGGAAGGCTATCAGGGCGCGACCATCAAGATGATCGCTGACCGCGCCGGCGTCTCGGCCGGCACGGTGCTGAACGCCGAGCCGTCCAAGGCGGCGCTGCTCATGGCGATCATGCGCGGCCATTACGAGGGTGTGGCCGAGACCCTCGGCAATCTGGAATCGGCTCTGTCAGGCCGGGCCGGTGACCGCCTGTCGGCACTGCTTCAGCAATTGCTGGATGCGCAGCTGCGTCAGGCCGAGCTGGCCAGTGCGGCAATCGGCCATAGCTGGCTGGTGCAGGACGAGGCTTTCCAGCGCGCGTTCGATTCCATGGAATTCGTCTGGGAGCCCGTCAAGCGGGTCCTGGCGGCGGGTGTGGAGGCCGGTGAGCTGCGCGCCGATCTCGACCAGGGCACGGCATTTCTCGCCATTGTGGACCTGTTCTCAGGGGCCTTGCGTGAATCACGCAAGGCCTATGGGGAAGACCCACGCACGGCCCTGAGTGCACGGATTTCGCTTCTGGTCCGTGGCATGGCGGCCAACCCTAGCGGGGCCTGA
- a CDS encoding twin transmembrane helix small protein — translation MAAVFVILAAGIYALFRGGEFGRTWSNKLMRARVLFQFIAILAVLGAVWAKQQFGG, via the coding sequence ATGGCCGCGGTTTTCGTGATTCTGGCCGCGGGCATCTATGCCCTGTTCCGGGGCGGCGAATTCGGGCGCACCTGGTCGAACAAGCTGATGCGCGCGCGTGTGCTGTTTCAGTTCATCGCCATTCTGGCTGTTCTGGGCGCGGTCTGGGCCAAGCAGCAGTTCGGCGGCTAG
- a CDS encoding YceI family protein has protein sequence MKTAYAAASLAAFLLAPALSAEAFAEPQEYAFDKSHTTIRATWDHLGLSRQSLHFTDYDGVLILDFEAPENSTVDVTFNLDGGFWVGADQDRFVNHLNSPDLFNIAEHATARFVGTGFQTEDGETGVMTGELTLLGQTGPVTLDVTLNQRGPHPMSGREVAGFSASGVIQRSDWGMGFAVPNVSDAITIEIETELALVTDEE, from the coding sequence ATGAAGACCGCCTATGCAGCCGCCTCATTGGCAGCCTTCCTCCTCGCCCCGGCCCTGTCCGCCGAGGCATTCGCCGAACCGCAAGAGTATGCGTTCGACAAGAGCCACACCACGATCCGTGCGACCTGGGACCATCTGGGCCTGTCGCGCCAGTCGCTCCATTTCACCGATTATGACGGCGTGCTGATCCTGGATTTCGAAGCGCCGGAAAACTCCACCGTCGACGTCACTTTCAATTTGGATGGTGGCTTCTGGGTGGGCGCGGACCAGGACCGCTTCGTCAATCACCTCAACTCGCCTGACCTGTTCAACATCGCCGAGCACGCCACGGCACGCTTCGTCGGCACCGGGTTTCAGACCGAAGACGGCGAAACCGGCGTGATGACCGGTGAACTGACCCTTCTGGGCCAGACCGGACCGGTCACGCTGGACGTGACGCTGAACCAACGCGGCCCGCACCCGATGAGCGGGCGCGAAGTGGCCGGCTTCTCGGCTTCGGGCGTGATCCAGCGCTCCGACTGGGGCATGGGCTTTGCCGTGCCCAACGTGTCGGACGCGATCACCATCGAGATCGAGACCGAGCTGGCCCTGGTCACCGACGAAGAATAG
- a CDS encoding FAD-binding protein, whose product MSVLVIAEHDNAALNDATRAAVTAAAKIGGDIHVLVAGKGAKAVAEAAAKLDGVKTVLHAEADGLEKRLAEAMEALVLSIADSYDAILTPATTSGKNFMPRIAAMLDVAMISDITSVESADTFVRPIYAGNAMMTVKSRDAKKVITVRPTTFEKAGDGGSASVQTIEAPAPKPVSKFVGEELSKSDRPELAGAKIVISGGRGMGSGENFAIIEKVADKLGAAVGASRAAVDAGFVPNDYQVGQTGKVVAPQLYIAVGISGAIQHLAGMKDSKVIVAINKDEEAPIFQVADYGLVADLFKAVPELEEELGKVGY is encoded by the coding sequence ATGTCCGTCCTGGTTATTGCCGAACACGACAACGCCGCCCTGAATGACGCCACGCGCGCCGCGGTCACCGCCGCCGCCAAAATCGGCGGGGACATTCATGTCCTGGTCGCCGGCAAGGGCGCCAAGGCCGTGGCCGAGGCTGCAGCGAAGCTCGACGGCGTGAAAACCGTCCTGCACGCCGAGGCGGACGGGCTGGAAAAGCGCCTGGCCGAGGCCATGGAGGCGCTGGTTCTGAGCATCGCTGACAGCTATGACGCGATCCTCACCCCGGCCACCACATCGGGCAAGAATTTCATGCCCCGCATCGCGGCCATGCTGGATGTGGCCATGATTTCCGACATCACCTCGGTGGAAAGCGCCGACACCTTCGTGCGGCCCATCTATGCGGGCAATGCGATGATGACGGTGAAGTCCAGGGATGCCAAAAAAGTCATCACCGTGCGTCCGACCACGTTCGAAAAGGCCGGCGATGGCGGCTCGGCGTCAGTCCAGACGATTGAGGCCCCGGCACCGAAGCCTGTCTCGAAATTCGTCGGCGAGGAGCTGTCCAAATCTGACCGCCCGGAACTCGCCGGTGCCAAGATCGTGATCTCCGGCGGGCGCGGCATGGGCTCGGGCGAGAATTTCGCCATCATCGAGAAGGTCGCCGACAAGCTGGGCGCCGCCGTGGGTGCCTCGCGCGCGGCGGTGGATGCGGGCTTCGTGCCGAATGACTACCAGGTCGGCCAGACCGGCAAGGTGGTCGCGCCCCAGCTCTACATCGCCGTGGGCATTTCGGGCGCCATCCAGCACCTGGCGGGGATGAAGGATTCCAAGGTCATCGTTGCCATCAACAAGGATGAGGAAGCCCCGATCTTCCAGGTCGCCGATTACGGCCTGGTCGCAGACCTGTTCAAGGCCGTCCCCGAGCTGGAAGAAGAGCTCGGCAAGGTTGGCTACTAG
- a CDS encoding electron transfer flavoprotein subunit beta/FixA family protein, whose product MKILVPVKRVVDYNVKVRVKPDQSGVDLANVKMSMNPFCEIAVEEAIRMKEKGLAEEIVAVSVGPAQAQETIRTALAMGADRGIHVAADGIVEPLAVAKILKAIVEEEQPGLVILGKQAIDDDTNATGQMLAALLGWPQAAFASKVEKDGDGLKVTREIDGGLQTIHIALPAIVTTDLRLNEPRYASLPNIMKAKRKPIDAKTPDDYGVDIAPRLEVLKVAEPPKRQAGVKVESVAELVSKLKNEAGVL is encoded by the coding sequence ATGAAGATCCTCGTCCCCGTCAAACGGGTGGTCGACTATAACGTGAAGGTCCGCGTCAAGCCGGACCAGAGCGGGGTCGATCTGGCCAATGTGAAGATGAGCATGAATCCGTTCTGCGAGATTGCCGTGGAAGAGGCGATCCGCATGAAGGAGAAGGGACTGGCCGAGGAAATCGTCGCCGTCTCTGTCGGTCCGGCCCAGGCGCAGGAGACGATCCGCACGGCGCTGGCCATGGGTGCCGACCGCGGCATTCATGTCGCCGCCGACGGCATTGTCGAGCCGCTGGCTGTGGCCAAAATCCTCAAGGCTATCGTCGAAGAGGAACAGCCGGGCCTGGTCATTCTGGGCAAGCAGGCGATTGACGACGACACCAATGCCACCGGCCAGATGCTCGCCGCCCTGCTGGGCTGGCCGCAGGCGGCCTTTGCTTCCAAGGTGGAGAAGGACGGTGACGGGCTGAAAGTCACGCGCGAGATTGATGGCGGTTTGCAGACCATCCATATCGCCCTGCCGGCCATCGTCACGACCGATCTGCGCCTGAACGAGCCGCGCTATGCGTCGCTGCCGAACATCATGAAGGCCAAGCGCAAGCCCATCGACGCGAAAACACCTGACGATTACGGCGTCGACATCGCGCCGCGCCTGGAAGTGCTGAAAGTCGCCGAGCCGCCCAAGCGCCAGGCCGGCGTGAAGGTGGAGAGCGTCGCCGAGCTCGTCTCCAAGCTGAAGAATGAAGCGGGGGTGCTGTAA
- a CDS encoding DMT family transporter: MTDQTARPGASLTGVLALAAAACVIGFAAILVKMSGLGPQAIAFWRLAFAIPVLGVWLLIEQHRGRAGGPAAAPPARRWRILMLAGVFFAGDLAFWHAGIKITTAANATLLANLTPILVALAAWALFKERITVRFVIAAAVALGGAVLLTAANVRFAPERLTGDALSALTAFWYAAYLLAVRAARVQGAGTASVMFWSTLTAAPLSLAIALLAGERLLPDTLAGWAPLITLGVVIHALGQGGIAFGLGRTPAALASLIILVQPVVAAAAGWVLFGEAFVTLQWFGAGLVLAGIYIAQRTGPRLPAPPPRVRPR; this comes from the coding sequence ATGACAGATCAAACCGCCCGGCCCGGCGCATCGCTGACCGGCGTGCTGGCGCTGGCGGCGGCGGCCTGTGTGATCGGGTTTGCCGCGATCCTGGTAAAGATGTCCGGGCTCGGCCCCCAGGCCATTGCGTTCTGGCGCCTGGCCTTTGCCATTCCCGTGCTGGGCGTCTGGTTGCTGATCGAGCAGCACCGGGGCCGGGCGGGCGGGCCGGCAGCAGCGCCGCCCGCGCGGCGCTGGCGCATCCTCATGCTGGCAGGCGTGTTCTTTGCCGGCGATCTCGCCTTCTGGCATGCCGGGATCAAGATCACGACCGCGGCCAATGCGACGCTGCTGGCCAATCTGACGCCCATTCTGGTGGCCCTGGCGGCGTGGGCGCTGTTCAAGGAGCGCATTACGGTGCGCTTTGTCATCGCGGCCGCTGTGGCGCTGGGCGGGGCGGTGCTGCTGACCGCCGCCAATGTCCGCTTTGCCCCCGAACGCCTCACCGGTGATGCGCTCTCGGCGCTGACGGCATTCTGGTATGCGGCCTATCTGCTGGCGGTGCGCGCCGCGCGGGTTCAGGGGGCCGGGACCGCCAGCGTCATGTTCTGGTCAACTCTCACCGCCGCGCCGCTCTCGCTGGCGATCGCCTTGCTGGCCGGCGAGCGCCTCCTACCCGATACGCTGGCAGGCTGGGCGCCCCTGATCACGCTGGGGGTGGTGATCCACGCACTGGGCCAGGGCGGTATTGCGTTCGGTCTGGGCCGCACACCTGCCGCGCTCGCCTCGCTGATCATTCTGGTGCAGCCGGTCGTGGCCGCGGCGGCAGGCTGGGTTCTGTTCGGAGAAGCCTTCGTCACCCTGCAATGGTTCGGCGCGGGGCTGGTGCTGGCCGGCATCTATATCGCCCAGCGCACCGGGCCCCGCCTGCCCGCGCCGCCGCCTCGGGTCAGGCCCCGCTAG
- a CDS encoding inositol-3-phosphate synthase, whose product MGAAAGSGRPFVNFTPSQAADIAPIEALARAHGAPLAGKDGKTGQTLVKTALAPALRDRALRVEGWYSTNLLGNLDGYVLDDPDSRASKIGAKRSVLDQILGYTVDNHIINICYHPPKGDMKEAWDSIDLAGFLGQPMQMKINFLCADSILAAPLVIELARLCDIAQQRGLSGCIREFAVFFKSPQGFNGTVPEHGFHAQQSMLDAWLARHAQ is encoded by the coding sequence TTGGGTGCGGCCGCCGGATCGGGCCGGCCCTTTGTCAATTTCACGCCCAGCCAGGCCGCCGACATTGCCCCGATCGAGGCGCTGGCGCGCGCCCACGGCGCGCCGCTGGCGGGCAAGGATGGCAAGACTGGCCAGACGCTGGTGAAGACGGCGCTGGCACCGGCCCTGCGCGACCGGGCTTTGCGTGTGGAGGGGTGGTACTCCACAAATCTGCTGGGCAATCTGGACGGCTATGTGCTCGACGATCCGGACTCGCGTGCGTCCAAGATCGGTGCCAAGCGGTCGGTTCTGGACCAGATTCTGGGCTATACGGTGGACAACCACATCATCAATATCTGCTACCATCCGCCCAAGGGCGACATGAAGGAAGCCTGGGACAGCATCGACCTGGCCGGATTTCTCGGTCAGCCCATGCAGATGAAGATCAACTTCCTGTGCGCGGACTCCATCCTGGCGGCGCCCCTGGTGATCGAGCTGGCGCGCCTGTGCGATATCGCCCAGCAGCGCGGCCTGTCCGGCTGCATCCGCGAGTTCGCCGTGTTCTTCAAATCGCCCCAGGGCTTCAACGGCACCGTGCCTGAGCATGGGTTTCACGCCCAGCAATCCATGCTGGACGCCTGGCTGGCCCGTCACGCGCAGTAG
- a CDS encoding sodium/proline symporter → MSNAAIILTTLIVYKGLLIAIGVWASRRTGTEADYLIGGRTLGPWVAGLSYAATSSSAWVLLGFSGFVFLAGLSALWMLPGIWAGYALLWIVMGRAMRREAEERGHITLADYLAGDAGAAGKRLIGLISAALVVFCFIFYVAAQLQAAGTAMQSYFGLGVAESVLLGTGVVLIYSLLGGFWAISVTDMLQGLVMAFIAVIAPVAAVIAAGGPEAVLAALAADYPGHLEAFGGRSGFIAAGFILGLASIGLGTAGQPQLAARVMGVKDDAARRRAFLISISWAIIVFVGMAVLGLAGRTLALGLGPGEHEQLLFAAIATLFPPVMAGVVLAALLSAVMSTVDSVLLSSAAAISHDARVARIFPGREVLIARAVMAALCAAAVVLTLAAPSDIFSRVLFAWNALGAAFGPIILARVFVWRPGAVAVIAAMIAGFGLTVFFNQTGQGPGGLYERLIPWIPPLIILFAARRRTA, encoded by the coding sequence GTGTCCAACGCCGCCATCATCCTGACGACCCTGATCGTCTACAAAGGCCTGCTGATTGCCATCGGGGTCTGGGCCAGCCGGCGCACGGGCACCGAGGCCGACTACCTCATTGGCGGGCGCACGCTGGGGCCGTGGGTGGCGGGCCTGTCCTATGCGGCAACCTCGTCCTCGGCCTGGGTGCTGCTGGGCTTTTCCGGCTTTGTCTTCCTGGCCGGGCTGAGCGCGCTGTGGATGCTGCCGGGCATATGGGCGGGCTATGCCTTGCTCTGGATCGTGATGGGACGCGCCATGCGGCGCGAGGCCGAAGAGCGCGGCCACATCACGCTGGCCGATTATCTCGCCGGGGATGCCGGTGCGGCGGGCAAGCGCCTGATCGGGCTGATCTCGGCGGCTTTGGTGGTGTTCTGCTTCATCTTCTATGTCGCTGCGCAGTTACAGGCCGCCGGCACGGCCATGCAGAGCTATTTCGGGCTGGGCGTGGCCGAATCGGTGCTGCTGGGCACGGGCGTGGTGCTCATCTACTCGCTGCTGGGCGGTTTCTGGGCGATCTCGGTCACGGACATGCTGCAGGGCCTGGTCATGGCCTTCATCGCCGTCATCGCGCCGGTGGCCGCCGTCATTGCGGCGGGCGGACCTGAGGCCGTGCTCGCCGCGCTGGCCGCCGATTATCCGGGTCATCTCGAGGCTTTCGGGGGGCGGTCAGGCTTTATCGCTGCCGGCTTTATTCTGGGACTGGCGAGCATCGGTCTGGGCACGGCGGGTCAGCCGCAGCTGGCGGCGCGCGTGATGGGGGTGAAGGACGATGCCGCGCGCCGGCGCGCGTTTCTCATTTCGATCAGCTGGGCGATCATTGTGTTTGTCGGCATGGCGGTCCTGGGCCTGGCCGGGCGCACGCTGGCCCTGGGGCTTGGGCCGGGCGAGCACGAACAATTGCTGTTCGCCGCCATCGCCACCCTGTTTCCCCCGGTCATGGCGGGCGTCGTGCTGGCGGCGCTTCTGTCGGCCGTGATGAGTACGGTGGATTCGGTCTTGCTGAGCTCGGCCGCCGCCATCTCCCATGATGCGCGCGTGGCGCGCATCTTCCCTGGCCGCGAGGTGCTGATCGCGCGCGCGGTGATGGCTGCGCTGTGCGCAGCGGCGGTGGTGCTGACCCTGGCGGCACCGTCGGATATCTTCAGCCGCGTGCTGTTTGCCTGGAATGCGCTGGGCGCGGCCTTCGGCCCGATCATTCTGGCGCGGGTGTTCGTCTGGCGTCCCGGCGCGGTGGCGGTCATTGCTGCTATGATCGCGGGCTTTGGCCTCACCGTCTTCTTCAACCAGACCGGCCAGGGGCCGGGCGGGTTGTATGAGCGGCTGATCCCGTGGATCCCGCCCCTGATCATCCTGTTCGCGGCGCGCCGGCGCACGGCCTGA
- a CDS encoding cob(I)yrinic acid a,c-diamide adenosyltransferase, which translates to MVQLTTIYTRTGDDGRTRLGDMSEADKHDPRVEAYGTVDEANAAIGLAVAAMKPEDPLHAELTRIQNDLFDLGADLCVPESEAPRSWTPLRMKPEQTVRLEGVIDAFNARLNALGSFILPGGSEASARLHLARTITRRAERCVTALMAAGGNVSPAVITYLNRLSDLLFVAARIANDDGRADVKWVPGKAP; encoded by the coding sequence ATGGTGCAGCTGACAACCATCTATACCCGCACCGGCGATGACGGCCGCACGCGGCTGGGCGATATGAGCGAAGCCGACAAGCATGATCCGCGCGTGGAAGCCTATGGCACGGTGGACGAGGCCAATGCCGCCATCGGGCTGGCCGTAGCCGCGATGAAGCCGGAGGATCCGCTGCACGCCGAGCTGACGCGCATTCAGAATGATCTGTTCGATCTGGGTGCCGATCTGTGCGTGCCCGAGAGCGAGGCGCCGCGCAGCTGGACGCCGCTTCGGATGAAGCCTGAACAGACGGTGCGCCTCGAAGGCGTCATCGACGCCTTCAACGCAAGGCTCAATGCGCTGGGCAGCTTCATCCTGCCCGGTGGCAGCGAAGCGTCCGCGCGCCTGCACCTGGCGCGAACCATCACCCGGCGCGCCGAGCGCTGTGTCACGGCGCTGATGGCCGCAGGCGGCAATGTCAGTCCGGCCGTGATCACCTATCTCAACCGGTTGTCGGATTTACTGTTCGTTGCCGCCCGCATCGCCAATGACGACGGCCGCGCCGATGTGAAATGGGTGCCGGGCAAGGCACCGTAG
- a CDS encoding beta-lactamase family protein — translation MLAILIAAAMLQAPQDVDARARVLLEAAGSPGAMVAVIDADGVRAGVAGVRVHGGAVAVTPDDLWHMGSNTKAMTATLAARLVEQGVIGWDSTIGDTLGALDLEIHPDLAGADLVSLLSHRSGLVANAGMLTALRLAGADTDRDAAADRLVYARAVLGAPGEAPGEFLYSNAGYVMAALMLETAAGDTYEALMAREVFGPLGMASAGWGPPGVAGTADQPRGHRGGLFGLTVAEPGAGADNPPAMNSAGRAHMSAADLMAFLDLYRRGAAGEDTGYLSADSFARLHAPVGDYALGWGVRADGTLTHSGSNTMWLVTMVVHPGEGWAGAAGVNDGRLERVSGPVRAALERD, via the coding sequence ATGCTCGCCATCCTCATCGCCGCCGCAATGCTTCAGGCCCCCCAGGACGTGGATGCCCGCGCCCGGGTGCTGCTGGAGGCGGCCGGCTCGCCTGGCGCCATGGTCGCCGTGATCGATGCAGACGGTGTCCGGGCCGGTGTGGCCGGCGTGCGGGTGCATGGCGGGGCGGTGGCGGTTACGCCGGATGATCTGTGGCATATGGGCTCCAACACCAAGGCGATGACGGCGACTTTGGCGGCGCGGCTGGTGGAGCAGGGCGTGATCGGCTGGGACAGCACGATCGGGGACACGCTTGGCGCGCTCGATCTGGAGATCCATCCGGATCTGGCCGGCGCCGACCTTGTCAGCCTTCTGTCCCATCGCTCCGGCCTGGTGGCCAATGCCGGCATGCTCACGGCGCTGCGGCTGGCGGGGGCGGACACAGACCGGGATGCCGCCGCCGACCGGCTGGTCTATGCCCGCGCCGTCCTGGGCGCGCCGGGCGAAGCGCCGGGCGAATTTCTCTATTCGAACGCCGGCTATGTGATGGCCGCGCTCATGCTGGAGACCGCGGCGGGGGACACCTATGAAGCGCTGATGGCGCGCGAGGTGTTTGGTCCGCTGGGCATGGCCAGTGCCGGCTGGGGCCCGCCGGGGGTTGCCGGAACAGCCGATCAGCCACGCGGCCATCGCGGCGGCCTGTTCGGCCTGACCGTGGCCGAGCCGGGTGCCGGCGCCGATAATCCGCCGGCGATGAATTCTGCCGGCCGGGCCCATATGAGCGCTGCCGATCTCATGGCCTTCCTCGACCTTTACCGGCGCGGCGCGGCGGGAGAGGACACGGGATATCTCAGTGCGGACAGCTTTGCCCGGCTCCATGCCCCCGTGGGCGACTATGCGCTGGGCTGGGGCGTGCGGGCGGACGGGACGCTGACGCACTCGGGGTCGAACACGATGTGGCTGGTCACCATGGTGGTGCATCCGGGCGAGGGCTGGGCGGGGGCCGCGGGCGTCAATGACGGGCGCCTGGAGCGGGTGTCAGGTCCGGTGCGCGCGGCGCTGGAGCGCGACTAG
- a CDS encoding ABC transporter ATP-binding protein/permease: protein MTDFDADAPERGAGALSNLAVIAFVWRQWMRKPRLYTAYVAFMALATVADVFVPVAAGRLIDAISGADADPLGGAHWMALALFLALAAGVNIARQIGVRIEIIATSAVMADMTSDAFERVQGFSADWHANAFAGALVRKITRSMRAFEEITMYLWAGILPGLGVTYGLGIYMLLNWPLAGAYVLAVNTLFIALTLLMMERYVRPQNLISNARDADLGGAVADALTSITTVKSFGAEARETGRFARAAGDWRREIRKTWFRFVNTWAVQTVLVLALQAGLAGLLVSMWQAGDATAGDVVFALTAFLVMAGYMRRFGEEVQSLQKGLDDIQDVAGFMTAPMQIADAPGAPDFRPGAGRIEFDQVRFTYGGQDAPLYEDFALTIRAGEKIALVGPTGSGKSTFVKLIQRLYDVDSGAIRIDGQDVRQVTQASLRRAIAVVPQDPALFHRTLAENIAYGCPGASREAVIAAARRARAHAFIEALPQGYDTLVGERGIKLSGGERQRVAIARAILADAPILVFDEATSSLDNETERDIQAALAEVTAGKTAIVIAHRLSTIRDADRILVFRDGAIVEQGTHAQLSAIPGGAYLRLAALAQT, encoded by the coding sequence ATGACCGATTTTGACGCCGACGCGCCTGAACGCGGCGCGGGCGCCCTTTCCAACCTTGCTGTCATCGCTTTTGTCTGGCGCCAATGGATGCGCAAGCCGCGCCTGTACACCGCCTATGTCGCGTTCATGGCGCTGGCGACCGTCGCCGATGTCTTCGTCCCCGTCGCCGCCGGGCGGCTCATCGACGCCATCAGCGGCGCGGACGCAGACCCTCTGGGCGGTGCCCACTGGATGGCGCTGGCGCTTTTTCTGGCGCTGGCGGCCGGGGTGAACATCGCCCGCCAGATCGGGGTGCGCATCGAGATCATCGCCACCAGCGCCGTCATGGCCGACATGACCAGCGATGCGTTCGAGCGGGTGCAGGGCTTTTCCGCCGACTGGCACGCCAATGCCTTCGCCGGTGCGCTGGTGCGCAAAATCACCCGCTCCATGCGGGCATTCGAGGAGATCACGATGTATCTGTGGGCCGGCATCCTGCCGGGCCTGGGCGTCACCTACGGGCTGGGCATCTACATGCTGCTCAACTGGCCGCTGGCCGGGGCCTATGTGCTGGCGGTCAACACGCTCTTCATCGCGCTGACATTGCTGATGATGGAGCGCTATGTGCGCCCGCAAAACCTGATCTCCAATGCCCGTGACGCCGATCTGGGCGGGGCGGTGGCTGACGCGCTGACCTCGATCACCACTGTGAAGAGCTTCGGTGCCGAGGCGCGCGAGACGGGGCGGTTCGCGCGGGCCGCCGGGGACTGGCGCCGGGAGATCCGCAAGACCTGGTTCCGTTTCGTCAACACCTGGGCGGTGCAGACCGTGCTGGTGCTTGCCCTGCAGGCCGGCCTGGCGGGGCTGCTTGTGTCCATGTGGCAGGCCGGCGATGCGACCGCAGGCGACGTCGTGTTCGCCCTGACCGCCTTTCTGGTGATGGCCGGATACATGCGCCGGTTCGGCGAGGAGGTGCAGAGCCTGCAAAAGGGCCTCGACGACATTCAGGATGTGGCCGGCTTCATGACGGCACCGATGCAGATCGCCGACGCGCCCGGCGCTCCCGATTTCCGGCCCGGCGCCGGCAGGATCGAGTTTGATCAGGTCCGCTTCACCTATGGCGGACAGGATGCACCGCTCTATGAGGATTTCGCCCTGACCATCAGGGCGGGCGAAAAGATCGCGCTGGTGGGGCCGACAGGGTCTGGCAAGTCGACCTTCGTGAAGCTCATCCAGCGGCTTTATGACGTGGACAGCGGGGCGATCCGCATTGACGGGCAGGATGTGCGCCAGGTCACCCAGGCCAGCCTGCGCCGCGCGATCGCGGTGGTGCCGCAAGACCCGGCCCTGTTCCACAGAACCCTGGCAGAGAATATCGCCTATGGCTGCCCCGGTGCCAGCCGCGAGGCCGTCATCGCGGCGGCCCGCCGGGCGCGCGCCCACGCCTTCATCGAGGCGCTGCCCCAGGGTTATGACACGCTGGTGGGCGAGCGCGGGATCAAGCTGTCGGGCGGTGAACGCCAGCGCGTGGCCATCGCCCGGGCGATCCTGGCCGATGCGCCCATCCTGGTGTTCGACGAGGCGACCAGCTCGCTGGACAACGAGACCGAGCGCGACATCCAGGCGGCGCTGGCCGAGGTGACGGCGGGCAAGACCGCCATCGTGATCGCCCACCGCCTGTCCACGATCCGGGATGCGGACCGGATTCTGGTGTTCCGGGACGGTGCCATTGTCGAACAGGGCACCCACGCCCAGCTCAGCGCCATTCCCGGCGGGGCGTATCTGCGGCTGGCCGCACTGGCGCAGACCTGA
- a CDS encoding autorepressor SdpR family transcription factor — translation MNRVFKALADPTRRTVLELLRRHPMTAGELCTHFTVSKPTMSAHFNVLKEADLIEADKQGATITYRLKLSVLEDALLGFAQTFGIGPAAAPDSGRSPEEGPQS, via the coding sequence ATGAACCGCGTATTCAAAGCCCTCGCTGATCCCACGCGCCGCACGGTGCTGGAATTGCTGCGCCGCCATCCGATGACGGCAGGGGAGCTGTGCACCCATTTCACCGTGTCGAAGCCCACCATGTCGGCGCACTTCAACGTCCTCAAGGAAGCTGACCTCATCGAGGCGGACAAGCAGGGCGCAACCATCACCTACCGGCTGAAGCTGTCAGTGCTCGAAGATGCGCTGCTTGGCTTCGCCCAGACTTTCGGCATCGGCCCCGCCGCCGCGCCTGATAGCGGCCGCTCTCCCGAGGAAGGACCTCAATCATGA